DNA from Terriglobus tenax:
ACCGGAAGAAGCGGCTTCCGACCTGCGATGCACCCGGCCTTCGGTCAGCGCAAGCTCGTCTGCTTTGACTCCCTTGAACGACGCTTTCTCGCCGGTCGTGGCAAAGGTCAGCAACTGCTTCGTCGCAGTAGTAATGGCTTCCTGAATCGCCGGATACACCGAACCGGTAACGCGCGATCCACCGGAGATCGGCCCCGGTGGAAGCGAGGTATCGCCGAGCGCCACTTCAATCCTGCCCAGCGGAATCCCCGTGATGTGCTGCACCATCTGCGCGAAGACGGTGTAGGTGCCCGTACCAATATCCTGCGTGGCAGAGCCCACGCGCACCGATCCATCGTCTTTGAATGCGAAGTTTGCCGATGCGGGAAAACGCCCCGCGCTCCACGATGCAGCCGCCACGCCCCAGCCCAGGATGGTGCCGTCCGGCTTCTTCATGGAACCGATCGCGGGATTCCGTTTTGCCCAACCGAACTTCTCCGCACCCAGCGTCAGGCACTCCTTCATGTGGCGCGATGAGAAAGGAAGGTTCTTCTCCTCATCCTTCTCCGGCTCGTTCTTGAGACGAAGCTCCACCGGGTCCATCTTCAGCCTGATGGCCAGCTCATCCATCGCTGACTCCAGGGCATACAGGCCGGGAACCGCACCCGGCCCGCGCATCGCCGTCGGCGTGCCAACATTGCGGCGCGACAAGGCCGACCGCACGCGCAGGTTCGCGGTGCTCCACAGGAACGGCGTCGACTCACCACAGTTCTCCGGCACGTCATCCAGGATGGAGGTCTCCGTGACATAGTCATGCTGAATGCAGGTCAGCTTGCCATCTGCCGTGGCGCCAAGCCGTACACGCTGCTGCGTGCGCGGACGATGACCCACATTCGTAAACTGCGACTGACGATCGGTAACAAACTTGACGGGGAGGTTCAGGTCGCGCGCCGCGGCCGCAGCCAGCAACGAGTGCTGCCACACCCACAGCTTGCCGCCAAAGCCCGAGCCGAGAAAGCGCATGATGATCTGCACATTTTCCTTCGGAACGCCCAGCATCTGCGCCATGGCGCTGCGATGGTTCATCAGCGACTGCGTTGTTTCATACAGCACGAATCTGCCGCCCTCATACGTTGCAACCGAGGCGTGCAGCTCCATGGGATTGTGCGTCTCCACCGGCGTGACATACGTCTCATCCACCTTCACCGCAGCGGAGGCAAACGCTGTGTCCACATCGCCGCGCTTGCTGTCGACCTTCATCTTCGCTTCGTCGAAGCCGTCGGACAGGTCCAGCCGGTTGTCCGGCTTTTCCGCGCTGTACGTCACCTTGACCGCACGCGCGGCAGCCCGTGCCTGCTCCATCGTCTCCGCGACAACAACAGCGACATACTGGCCGGTGTAGTAGATATTTTCATCCTCAAACGCGGGCCGCGCCTCGTCCACATGCGCATCCCCGCGCGGAATGGGGCGATATAGATGCGGCGCGTTGCCATAGTGATAGATCTTCAGCACACCGCGCATCTTCTCCGCTGCACTGGTATCAATGCTGACAATCTTTCCCTTGGCGATTGTGGCTTTCACCGGAATGGCATGCACCAGTCCAGGGAAGTTATAGTCCGAGGAATACTTCGCTGCGCCCGTTGTCTTGTAGGGGCCATCAATGCGCGGCACCGGAGTGCCGACGGTCGTTGTCGCTGCAGTTTCGTTCGCCATCGTGCTCTCCTTATGCGTTGGTTGTCGCCATGGTTAGGGCGCGCACCAGGCAGCGCTTCGCCAGTTCCACCTTGAAGGCATTGTCCGTATGCGGCCTGGCGTTCTTGAGCGCCGCTTCCGCAGCCGCATGAAACACGCTTTCGCCAGGCGCCTTTCCCTCCAGCGCTTTCTCCGCATCCGCCATACGCCACGGCCGCGTTCCTATGCCGCCCATGGCCACGCGCACATGCCGCAGCCTGCCGCCTTCTACCTGCGCCACCACGGCAGCCGAAGTCAGGGCGAACTCATACGAAGCACGGTCACGCAGCTTCAGATACACCTGCTTCGTTTTCCCCGCAGCGGCCGGCACCGTGACATGCGTGATCAGGTCTCCCGGTTCCAGGGCATTCTCGATATGCGGCGTTGTACCCGGCAGCTTGTAGAACTCGCCAATCCCAATCGCGCGTTCCCCTTTGGCTCCCTGTACATGGATCGTGGCCTCCAACGCCATCAGCGCCACGTCCATGTCCGACGGATGCGTCGCAATGCACTGATCGCTCACGCCGAGAATGGCATGGTTGCGATGATGCCCTGCAATCGCCGCGCAGCCCGAACCCGGCGTGCGCTTGTTGCACTCCGCATAGGCCAGGTCACGGAAGTACGGGCAGCGCGTCCGCTGCAACAGGTTGCCGGCAGTCGTCGCCTTGTTGCGAAGCTGCGCGGAGGCTCCCGAAAGAATCGCCTGCGACAGCACCGGGAACATCGACTTCACCTCGGCGTTATACGCAAGGTCAGAGTTGCGCACCAGCGCGCCAATCTTCAGCGAGCCATCGGGTTGCTTCTCCACCTTGGCAAGATCGGGAATGCGGTTGATGTCGACCACATGCTGCGGTGTCTCCACATCCAGCTTCATGAAGTCGATCAG
Protein-coding regions in this window:
- a CDS encoding xanthine dehydrogenase family protein molybdopterin-binding subunit codes for the protein MANETAATTTVGTPVPRIDGPYKTTGAAKYSSDYNFPGLVHAIPVKATIAKGKIVSIDTSAAEKMRGVLKIYHYGNAPHLYRPIPRGDAHVDEARPAFEDENIYYTGQYVAVVVAETMEQARAAARAVKVTYSAEKPDNRLDLSDGFDEAKMKVDSKRGDVDTAFASAAVKVDETYVTPVETHNPMELHASVATYEGGRFVLYETTQSLMNHRSAMAQMLGVPKENVQIIMRFLGSGFGGKLWVWQHSLLAAAAARDLNLPVKFVTDRQSQFTNVGHRPRTQQRVRLGATADGKLTCIQHDYVTETSILDDVPENCGESTPFLWSTANLRVRSALSRRNVGTPTAMRGPGAVPGLYALESAMDELAIRLKMDPVELRLKNEPEKDEEKNLPFSSRHMKECLTLGAEKFGWAKRNPAIGSMKKPDGTILGWGVAAASWSAGRFPASANFAFKDDGSVRVGSATQDIGTGTYTVFAQMVQHITGIPLGRIEVALGDTSLPPGPISGGSRVTGSVYPAIQEAITTATKQLLTFATTGEKASFKGVKADELALTEGRVHRRSEAASSGVRFEEILRAANLKSALGEGSSIASQQDPKLKGLSLHSFAAQFVEVEWDPGIARLRVSRVVSVVDGGQIINMKAATNQMEGAIVMGVGMGLLEETLYDQRYGHPINANFADYMVATHADCPALIDVTFLDYPDKAISEIGARGIGEIGLAGIAPAITAAVHHATGIRVRELPVRIEDLLKPATKLRA
- a CDS encoding FAD binding domain-containing protein, which codes for MIDFELTRAGTPDVAVRIAAATPTAQQGATVRFVAGGTNLIDFMKLDVETPQHVVDINRIPDLAKVEKQPDGSLKIGALVRNSDLAYNAEVKSMFPVLSQAILSGASAQLRNKATTAGNLLQRTRCPYFRDLAYAECNKRTPGSGCAAIAGHHRNHAILGVSDQCIATHPSDMDVALMALEATIHVQGAKGERAIGIGEFYKLPGTTPHIENALEPGDLITHVTVPAAAGKTKQVYLKLRDRASYEFALTSAAVVAQVEGGRLRHVRVAMGGIGTRPWRMADAEKALEGKAPGESVFHAAAEAALKNARPHTDNAFKVELAKRCLVRALTMATTNA